The following are encoded in a window of Microcoleus sp. AS-A8 genomic DNA:
- a CDS encoding pyridoxal phosphate-dependent aminotransferase, whose amino-acid sequence MKLAARVGQVPPSLTLAIAAKAKALKAEGIDVCSFSAGEPDFDTPAHIKAAAEKALQEGKTKYGPAAGEPKLREAIARKLREDNGLCYNAENVIVTNGGKHSLFNLMLALIEAGDEVIIPAPYWLSYPEMVKLAEGTPVIVSTDVSSGYKITPDQLRSAITPKTKLFVLNSPSNPTGMIYTPEEIKALAEVVVENNIWVVSDEIYERILYDGAEHLSIGAIGAEIFDRTIISNGFAKAYSMTGWRLGYLAGPVELIKAATTIQSHSTSNVCTFAQYGAIAALEGSQDCVEEMCQAFAARRQVMLDRLNAIPGLVCPKPDGAFYMFPDISQTGMKSMEFCNALLESHQVAVVPGIAFGADDCIRLSYATDMASIQKGMDRVEKFVRGISLG is encoded by the coding sequence ATGAAGCTGGCAGCACGAGTTGGTCAAGTTCCTCCCTCCCTTACTCTGGCAATTGCCGCGAAGGCGAAAGCCTTGAAAGCCGAAGGGATAGATGTCTGTAGTTTCAGTGCTGGGGAACCAGACTTTGACACCCCAGCCCATATCAAAGCCGCAGCCGAGAAAGCTCTACAGGAAGGAAAAACCAAGTATGGTCCAGCGGCGGGGGAGCCAAAATTACGGGAAGCGATCGCCCGTAAGTTGAGAGAAGATAACGGTCTTTGTTATAACGCAGAAAATGTCATTGTCACCAACGGTGGTAAGCATTCTCTGTTTAACCTGATGCTGGCGCTGATTGAAGCGGGGGATGAAGTGATTATCCCAGCGCCTTATTGGCTTTCCTACCCCGAAATGGTAAAGCTGGCGGAAGGAACTCCCGTGATTGTTTCTACCGATGTCTCTAGTGGTTACAAAATTACCCCAGACCAGTTACGCTCAGCCATCACCCCTAAAACCAAATTATTTGTCCTCAATTCTCCCTCAAATCCGACCGGCATGATTTACACGCCAGAGGAAATTAAAGCACTGGCAGAGGTTGTAGTTGAGAACAATATTTGGGTGGTTTCGGACGAAATTTACGAAAGAATTCTTTATGACGGTGCAGAACATCTGAGTATTGGTGCGATTGGGGCAGAAATTTTTGATCGCACCATTATTAGTAATGGGTTTGCCAAAGCCTACTCGATGACGGGTTGGCGTTTAGGGTATCTGGCAGGGCCGGTAGAACTGATTAAAGCCGCAACAACCATTCAAAGTCACAGTACATCCAATGTCTGTACCTTTGCTCAGTATGGTGCGATCGCAGCGTTAGAAGGTTCGCAAGATTGCGTGGAAGAAATGTGCCAAGCCTTTGCCGCACGGCGACAGGTGATGTTAGATCGTCTGAATGCGATTCCCGGACTCGTGTGTCCGAAACCTGATGGAGCGTTTTACATGTTTCCCGATATTAGTCAAACGGGGATGAAATCGATGGAGTTCTGTAACGCGCTGCTAGAATCTCACCAAGTTGCGGTTGTTCCTGGAATTGCTTTCGGTGCAGATGATTGTATCCGCCTGTCTTACGCAACCGATATGGCATCGATTCAAAAAGGAATGGATCGCGTCGAGAAGTTTGTGCGGGGCATCAGCCTTGGGTAA
- a CDS encoding J domain-containing protein produces the protein MLDTQRYYKILDLNPGASPEEVHQGYIDLTWVWHPDRFAGHPRLQQKAHHKLQEINEAHAQLRYLQTVPRTQGFRTPSKPQATPVPQAPSSPSSSEGLYQQRAKQTREVNNPKTVKECKPNLSPNRRHFDDWLD, from the coding sequence ATGTTAGACACCCAACGCTACTACAAAATTCTCGACCTAAATCCGGGAGCCTCACCGGAGGAAGTTCATCAGGGCTACATTGATTTAACCTGGGTTTGGCATCCTGATCGGTTTGCCGGTCATCCCCGGTTACAACAAAAGGCACACCACAAGCTTCAAGAAATCAATGAAGCTCATGCTCAGTTACGCTATTTACAAACAGTTCCTCGCACCCAAGGTTTTCGTACTCCATCTAAACCACAGGCAACTCCAGTCCCTCAAGCTCCTTCTTCTCCTTCTTCTTCAGAGGGATTGTATCAACAGCGAGCGAAGCAGACGAGGGAAGTCAACAACCCAAAAACTGTCAAGGAGTGCAAGCCAAACTTAAGTCCCAATCGCCGTCATTTCGATGATTGGTTAGATTAA
- a CDS encoding class I fructose-bisphosphate aldolase produces MTATASVPHAIESWLGNEAEDLLTYQAKVSKQLLHLPGPDSVDRIFAQSDRNPQVLRSLQQLYSTGRLANTGYLSILPVDQGIEHSAGASFAPNPMYFDPENIVKLAIAGGCNGVATTLGVLGMVSRKYAHRIPFIAKINHNELLTYPNQFDQIMFASVEQAWNLGAVAVGATIYFGSDQSTRQIQEVSRAFARAHELGMATILWCYLRNNAFKQDQDYHIAADLTGQANHLGVTIEADIIKQKLPENNNGYGAVAKASGKSYGKTNERVYSELTTDHPIDLTRYQVLNCYAGRAGLINSGGASGKSDFAEAIRTAVINKRAGGSGLISGRKTFQRPFEEGIKLFHAIQDIYLSNEVTIA; encoded by the coding sequence ATGACGGCTACCGCATCAGTACCTCACGCGATTGAATCTTGGCTGGGTAACGAAGCTGAAGACTTGCTAACCTACCAAGCGAAAGTTTCTAAACAGCTATTACATCTACCCGGCCCGGATTCGGTAGATCGCATTTTTGCACAAAGCGATCGCAACCCCCAAGTCCTTCGCAGTCTGCAACAGCTCTACTCAACTGGACGCCTTGCCAATACCGGTTATCTCTCCATTCTGCCTGTAGACCAAGGTATCGAACACTCGGCAGGTGCCTCCTTTGCCCCCAATCCGATGTACTTTGACCCGGAAAACATCGTCAAATTGGCGATCGCAGGGGGTTGCAATGGCGTAGCGACCACTCTCGGCGTCTTGGGGATGGTATCTCGTAAGTATGCCCACCGCATCCCCTTCATTGCCAAAATCAACCATAATGAACTGCTGACTTACCCCAACCAATTCGACCAGATTATGTTCGCCAGTGTCGAGCAAGCCTGGAATTTAGGGGCGGTGGCCGTAGGGGCAACCATTTACTTTGGTTCCGACCAGTCCACCCGCCAAATTCAGGAAGTCAGCCGCGCCTTTGCCCGCGCCCACGAACTCGGTATGGCAACAATCCTGTGGTGCTATCTCCGCAACAATGCATTTAAGCAAGACCAGGATTATCATATTGCGGCTGACCTTACGGGACAAGCTAACCACTTGGGCGTAACAATCGAAGCCGACATTATCAAGCAAAAGCTGCCTGAAAATAACAACGGCTACGGTGCCGTCGCTAAAGCATCTGGCAAGTCATACGGCAAAACCAACGAGCGCGTCTATTCTGAACTCACAACCGACCACCCCATTGACTTAACTCGCTACCAAGTGCTGAACTGCTATGCAGGTCGTGCGGGTTTAATTAACTCCGGTGGCGCATCGGGTAAAAGCGATTTTGCCGAAGCGATTCGCACGGCTGTAATCAACAAACGTGCGGGTGGTTCTGGCTTAATCTCTGGTCGCAAAACCTTCCAGCGACCCTTTGAAGAGGGTATCAAACTGTTTCATGCCATTCAGGATATTTACTTGTCCAATGAAGTAACGATTGCCTAA